The genome window ttttctatGTCAGTCCTGCAGTATATTAGTTTGTATAGGTCCACTTGGCTCATAAGAAGCATGAGGCAACCCATGCAAGTCTATTTTGTGCTCTACTTTTTGTGTTATATATTCTCCATCTTTGTAATTACAACAGCAGTAGACACCATTGTTGTAACTCAGTCAATAAGAGACGGTCAGACTTTAGTTTCTTCGGGTGGGAATTTTGAGCTAGGATTCTTTAGCCCAGGTAATTCCAAAACTTGGTATATAGGAATATGGTACAAGAAGATATCTACAATGACAGTGGTATGGGTTGCCAACAGAGATACCCCTCTTAACAATACAACAGGAGCTTTCAAACTTGTGGACCATGGAATTCTTGTCCTAACGGATGAAGCTAACAATGCCATTTGGTCTTCCAATTCATCAAGAGCAGCAAGCAACCCTGTTGCGCAGCTTCTTGATACAGGAAACTTTATAGTGAGAGATGGAAATAGTGATGCAGAAAATATAATTTGGCAGAGTTTTGATCATCCAGCTGATACGTTTCTGCCTGGTATGAAGTACGGATTTAATTTGGTAACTGGCTTGAGTCTAGTGTTGACATCATGGAAGAGCCCTGACGACCCTTCAGGAGGTGATTATACTAATCAGCTTGATCCAAATGGATTACCACAGTTTATTCTTAGGGAGGGACCAACAGTGTTATTCCGGGCAGGACCATGGAATGGTCTACATTTCAGTGGTATGCCTAATTTGCAACCCAACCCAATTTATAAATATGAACATGTTTCCAATCCGGTGGAGACTTACTATACTTATAAGCTTATTAATGACTCGGTTGTTTCAAGGATGGTTTTAAGTCCTGATGGCAAATTGCAGCGGCTTATATGGATTAATAGAACACAGAATTGGAGCCTTTACTTAACAGTACAAATGGATGGCTGTGACAGGTACGCACTATGTGGTGCATATGGTAGTTGCAACATCGACAACTCCCCAGCTTGTGAGTGTTTGACAGGATTTGTgccaaaatttccaaaagattGGAATGCGACGGATTGGTCACATGGATGTGTACTGAAGACACCTTTAAATTGTGGGGCTGGTGAGGGCTTTCTAAAATACTCTGGAATTAAATTGCCAGACACAAGGCAGTCCTGGTATAACAGGACAATGGACCTTGATGAATGCAGGGATGTGTGCTTGAAGAACTGCACCTGTACAGCTTATTCTAGTTTGGACATTACCGGAGGAGGAAGTGGTTGCATACTTTGGTTTGGAGAACTGATTGATATAAGAGTGTACGCTGAATATGGGCAAGACATTTACATTAGGATGGCAGCCTCTGAATTAGGTAAGGTTCATTTTTCTtactcttaaataaattttgtttggattcaATATTTGTAAATGAGGCAAATTGAAATATAAGCATATGGAAACAGAATGAACAATTAGGAATTAGTCCATATGTGAGAAACTGATAAAGTGATCTGAGACAATTATTTTCCATAATGCTAATGCTAATTTCTTATATTGAATTGATGATTGCAGCAGCATATGGAAGCtcgaaaagaaagaaacaagtgAGGATCATAGTTATTGCTTTATTATCTTTTGGAATGGCTCTCCTTGGCCCATGCTTGATGATATATGTCTTGAAGAAGAAGCCTAAAAGAGAAGGTAATACATgtaaaaaaataccaaaatccGGTTTGATCAGTGAAAAATTGTGTTATAAGGAAGGATGACTAATCTGACAACCACAATGCCAAA of Quercus lobata isolate SW786 chromosome 8, ValleyOak3.0 Primary Assembly, whole genome shotgun sequence contains these proteins:
- the LOC115958306 gene encoding G-type lectin S-receptor-like serine/threonine-protein kinase At4g27290; amino-acid sequence: MQVYFVLYFLCYIFSIFVITTAVDTIVVTQSIRDGQTLVSSGGNFELGFFSPGNSKTWYIGIWYKKISTMTVVWVANRDTPLNNTTGAFKLVDHGILVLTDEANNAIWSSNSSRAASNPVAQLLDTGNFIVRDGNSDAENIIWQSFDHPADTFLPGMKYGFNLVTGLSLVLTSWKSPDDPSGGDYTNQLDPNGLPQFILREGPTVLFRAGPWNGLHFSGMPNLQPNPIYKYEHVSNPVETYYTYKLINDSVVSRMVLSPDGKLQRLIWINRTQNWSLYLTVQMDGCDRYALCGAYGSCNIDNSPACECLTGFVPKFPKDWNATDWSHGCVLKTPLNCGAGEGFLKYSGIKLPDTRQSWYNRTMDLDECRDVCLKNCTCTAYSSLDITGGGSGCILWFGELIDIRVYAEYGQDIYIRMAASELAAYGSSKRKKQVRIIVIALLSFGMALLGPCLMIYVLKKKPKREGIILYNPGPIQDFTTGSENDDLELPLFRFATIAYATDNFSVKNVLGKGGFGQVYKGILTEGQENKEIAVKRLSAYSRQGLHEFKNEVLSISKLQHRNLVKILGCCIQEEERMLIYEYMPNKSLDYFIFDPNRSILIDWPKRFHIINGIARGLLYLHQDSRLRIIHRDLKASNILLDYEMNPKIADFGMARIFGADETEAKTSRVVGTFGYMPPEYAIDGLFSIKSDVYSFGVLVLEIVSGKRNREFSHPDHNLNLLGHAWRLYKEDRQLELIDNSEKELCNPNEVLRSIHVGLLCVQQCPEYRPTMSTVVLMLSSETALPEPKEPGFHTGRHLSEMDSSPIKQEGFSTNGLTITLLEAR